In Clostridium sporogenes, one genomic interval encodes:
- a CDS encoding TetR/AcrR family transcriptional regulator: MPLGSALSETDKIKIRKNLQELCENCWTVYGYKKTSIKELCANAGISIGTFYTLYPTKEDLFFETIENIQEKLTQKVLNINQSNPTKEGFAWSMKEVFREYDSKPFLYNVNMPDFQAFVKKLSDEAIEKIKFDSIEFFRKAVRTANLNLKIDEYEAYGIFSALLSTINAKEALSTTCDYLEVFDFMVDNLISSIFE, encoded by the coding sequence ATGCCATTAGGTTCTGCTCTGTCAGAAACAGATAAGATAAAGATAAGAAAAAATCTTCAAGAGCTTTGCGAGAATTGCTGGACGGTTTACGGATATAAGAAGACAAGTATTAAAGAGCTTTGTGCCAATGCTGGAATTTCAATCGGGACATTTTACACACTCTATCCTACTAAAGAGGACTTATTTTTTGAAACCATCGAGAATATTCAAGAAAAGCTGACACAGAAAGTTCTTAATATTAACCAAAGCAATCCAACCAAAGAAGGATTTGCATGGTCAATGAAAGAGGTTTTTCGAGAGTATGACAGTAAGCCGTTTTTGTATAATGTCAACATGCCAGATTTTCAAGCGTTCGTAAAGAAATTGTCTGATGAAGCAATTGAAAAAATCAAGTTTGATAGCATAGAGTTTTTTAGAAAGGCCGTCCGAACAGCTAATCTCAATTTGAAAATTGATGAATATGAAGCGTATGGGATTTTCAGTGCGTTATTATCTACTATTAACGCAAAGGAAGCACTTTCTACTACTTGTGACTATCTTGAGGTTTTTGATTTTATGGTGGATAACCTTATATCCAGCATTTTTGAGTAG
- a CDS encoding nucleoside deaminase, with protein sequence MNSYIEYAIIEAKKALAIGEVPVGAIIVKENKIIAKSHNLKEALKDPTAHAEVLAIKKACNIIGNWRLKGCKMYVTLEPCAMCASAIIQSRISELHIGTFDPVGGACGSVVNITNNSYLKSNLNIKWLYNDECSKIITNFFENIRKNI encoded by the coding sequence ATGAATAGTTATATAGAATATGCAATAATTGAAGCAAAAAAAGCATTAGCAATAGGAGAAGTACCTGTTGGAGCTATTATAGTTAAAGAAAATAAAATTATAGCAAAAAGTCATAATTTAAAAGAGGCATTAAAGGATCCAACAGCTCATGCGGAAGTATTAGCTATAAAAAAGGCATGTAATATAATTGGAAACTGGAGATTAAAAGGATGTAAGATGTATGTAACGTTAGAACCCTGTGCTATGTGTGCTAGTGCAATAATTCAATCTAGAATAAGTGAATTACATATAGGGACTTTCGATCCAGTAGGAGGGGCTTGTGGATCAGTAGTAAACATTACAAATAATAGTTATTTAAAAAGTAATTTAAATATTAAGTGGTTATATAATGATGAGTGCAGTAAAATAATAACAAATTTTTTCGAAAATATTAGAAAAAATATATAA
- the megL gene encoding methionine gamma-lyase: protein MENIEKMGFATKAIHGGHIGDKQFGSLATPIYQTSTFIFDSAEQGGRRFAGEESGYIYSRLGNPTSTEVENKLALLEGGEAAVVAASGMGAIAASLWSALKSGDHVVASDTLYGCTFALLNHGLTRYGVEVTFVDVSNLDEVKNALKPNTKVVYLETPANPTLKVTDIRKISNMVHESNKECFVFVDNTFCTPYIQRPLELGADVVVHSATKYLNGHGDVIAGFAVGKEEFINQVKLFGIKDMTGSVTGPFESFLIIRGMKTLQLRMEKHCKNAMEVAKFLESHPAVEKVYYPGLESFEYYQLAREQMKLPGAMISFELKGGVEEGKIVMNNVKLATLAVSLGDSETLIQHPASMTHSPYTAEERKAAGISDGLVRLSVGLEDAEDIIDDLKQALDLIVK from the coding sequence ATGGAGAATATTGAAAAAATGGGGTTTGCCACAAAGGCTATACATGGAGGACATATAGGAGATAAACAGTTTGGTTCATTAGCAACACCAATATATCAAACATCTACATTTATATTTGATTCTGCAGAGCAAGGGGGAAGAAGATTTGCAGGAGAAGAAAGTGGATATATATATTCAAGGTTAGGTAATCCTACATCTACAGAAGTAGAGAATAAATTGGCTTTGTTAGAAGGTGGAGAAGCAGCTGTTGTAGCAGCATCAGGCATGGGTGCTATAGCGGCATCTTTGTGGTCAGCTTTAAAGTCAGGAGATCATGTAGTTGCATCAGATACTTTATATGGGTGCACATTTGCACTATTAAATCATGGATTAACAAGATATGGAGTAGAGGTTACATTTGTAGATGTATCTAATTTAGATGAGGTAAAGAATGCATTAAAACCAAATACTAAAGTAGTTTATCTGGAAACTCCAGCTAATCCAACACTAAAGGTTACTGATATTAGAAAAATATCAAATATGGTTCATGAGAGCAATAAAGAGTGTTTTGTTTTTGTTGATAATACTTTTTGTACGCCATACATACAAAGACCATTAGAATTAGGTGCTGATGTGGTTGTACATTCTGCTACTAAATATTTAAATGGTCATGGTGATGTTATAGCTGGATTTGCAGTAGGAAAAGAAGAATTTATAAATCAAGTTAAATTATTTGGCATAAAAGATATGACAGGATCAGTTACAGGACCTTTCGAGTCATTCTTAATAATAAGAGGAATGAAAACATTGCAATTAAGAATGGAAAAGCATTGTAAAAATGCTATGGAAGTAGCAAAGTTTTTAGAATCACATCCAGCAGTTGAAAAAGTTTATTATCCAGGATTGGAAAGCTTTGAATACTATCAGCTTGCTAGAGAGCAGATGAAATTACCTGGTGCTATGATTTCCTTTGAGTTAAAGGGTGGAGTAGAAGAAGGAAAAATAGTTATGAATAATGTTAAATTAGCAACTCTTGCAGTAAGTCTCGGAGATTCAGAAACACTAATTCAGCATCCAGCATCAATGACACATTCTCCTTATACAGCAGAAGAAAGAAAAGCAGCTGGTATAAGCGATGGATTAGTAAGATTATCTGTAGGTCTTGAAGATGCAGAAGATATAATAGATGATTTAAAACAAGCTTTAGATTTAATAGTTAAGTAA
- a CDS encoding sigma 54-interacting transcriptional regulator, protein MKNSIKLEIITEDRLGMVLDILNALYNENMDIKSLEVFPKRIYMKINKNSSYNKSILIKKIKNIEGVVTVKKVDILPYEKSEKKLFTIIDSLEEGVIFVNEKCQIEVFNKYCENLFNTLKENAIKKHIKEILGQNQLILDALKMGKNYDNLQIFINNKNKKGMYISTARAIKDDVNKSIGSVILIKDLQETIEIANSIKHKEEEAFKGIIGNSVCMENLKEICKSVAKTNSTVLIRGESGTGKELFAKAIYKLSLRNNKNFVTVNCAGMQDNLIESELFGYESGSFTGAKSNGKQGFFKLANKGTIFLDEIGELPLNIQCKFLRVLQEGTIRKIGSIKEEKIDVRIIAATNRNLEEMVLKGQFREDLYYRLNVVPIVIPPLRERKGDIQLLVDNFVKILNKSFHKNIRYVDKKFINKLLKYDFPGNIRELENIIERAMNLCSDNILSDKKFIINTSNTLIDNKSSESGALPLQYIVEKAEKSAIQSAVNEYKSLRKVGKVLGVSHTTVMNKVKKYGIVCK, encoded by the coding sequence ATGAAAAATTCTATAAAATTAGAAATAATAACAGAAGATCGTTTAGGCATGGTGCTAGATATTTTAAATGCTTTATATAACGAGAATATGGATATAAAATCTCTAGAGGTATTTCCTAAAAGAATATATATGAAAATAAATAAAAATAGTTCTTACAACAAAAGTATACTAATTAAAAAAATAAAAAATATAGAAGGAGTTGTAACTGTAAAAAAGGTAGATATATTACCTTATGAAAAAAGTGAAAAAAAATTATTTACTATAATTGATTCTTTAGAAGAAGGAGTAATTTTTGTAAATGAAAAATGCCAAATAGAAGTTTTTAATAAGTATTGTGAAAATCTATTTAATACTTTAAAAGAGAATGCAATTAAAAAACATATAAAAGAAATTTTGGGACAAAATCAACTTATACTAGATGCTTTAAAAATGGGGAAAAATTATGATAATCTACAAATTTTTATTAATAATAAGAATAAAAAAGGAATGTATATATCTACAGCAAGAGCTATTAAAGATGATGTAAATAAATCAATAGGTTCTGTTATATTAATAAAAGATTTACAAGAGACTATTGAAATAGCAAATTCTATTAAACATAAAGAAGAAGAAGCATTTAAAGGAATAATAGGAAATAGTGTTTGCATGGAAAATTTAAAAGAAATATGCAAATCAGTTGCTAAAACAAATTCAACAGTATTAATTCGTGGAGAATCTGGAACGGGAAAAGAACTTTTTGCAAAGGCTATATATAAATTAAGTCTAAGAAACAATAAAAATTTTGTTACTGTAAATTGTGCTGGGATGCAGGATAATTTAATAGAAAGTGAACTTTTTGGTTATGAATCAGGAAGTTTTACAGGAGCTAAATCTAATGGAAAACAAGGATTTTTTAAGCTAGCTAATAAAGGTACTATATTTTTAGATGAAATTGGAGAACTCCCTCTTAATATCCAATGTAAGTTTTTAAGAGTGCTGCAAGAGGGGACTATAAGAAAAATAGGAAGTATCAAGGAAGAAAAAATAGATGTAAGGATAATTGCGGCTACTAATAGAAACTTAGAAGAAATGGTTTTAAAGGGACAATTTAGAGAAGATTTATACTATAGACTAAATGTAGTACCTATAGTTATACCTCCACTAAGGGAAAGAAAAGGAGATATACAGTTATTGGTAGATAATTTTGTTAAAATTTTAAATAAAAGTTTTCATAAAAATATTAGATATGTTGATAAGAAATTTATAAACAAATTATTAAAATATGATTTTCCAGGTAATATTAGGGAACTTGAAAATATAATTGAAAGGGCTATGAACTTATGTTCAGACAATATATTAAGTGATAAAAAATTCATTATAAATACTAGCAATACATTAATAGATAATAAAAGTAGTGAAAGTGGTGCATTACCTTTACAATATATAGTAGAGAAGGCAGAAAAATCTGCTATACAGAGTGCAGTGAATGAATATAAAAGTTTAAGAAAGGTAGGTAAAGTATTAGGGGTTTCCCATACCACTGTAATGAATAAAGTAAAAAAGTATGGAATAGTTTGTAAATAA
- a CDS encoding phasin family protein, whose amino-acid sequence MINEFKNILLAGIGSAAYTYEKASNLIDEMVQKGKITVNEGKELSEELKRTVDENKKCKNSSEEKQLTKEDIISIFNELNFVNKNDLNDINDKIKSIEAKISELEK is encoded by the coding sequence GTGATAAACGAATTTAAAAATATACTTTTAGCTGGTATTGGTTCAGCGGCTTATACCTATGAAAAAGCCTCTAATCTAATAGATGAAATGGTTCAAAAGGGTAAAATTACTGTAAATGAAGGTAAAGAATTATCTGAGGAATTAAAAAGAACTGTTGATGAAAATAAAAAATGTAAAAATTCATCTGAAGAAAAACAGCTTACAAAGGAAGATATAATTTCTATATTTAATGAATTAAACTTTGTTAATAAAAATGATTTAAATGATATAAATGATAAAATAAAATCAATTGAAGCTAAAATTTCTGAATTAGAAAAATAA
- a CDS encoding ABC1 kinase family protein produces the protein MYLSSVQRFKEIIKILAFYGFGHIVDSKFNEDKAPENLRKAFEELGPTFIKIGQILSTRPDILSEPYIKELSKLQDSVPEDNYNDINKIFFEEFNISIEDAFLDFDKKPLASASISQVYSAKLHNNEEVIVKIQRPEIKEKMNMDLAILKKIFTLGKIKTFDTLIDPKEAIDELINATNLELDFTNEKENIKRFKYFNKNLKCIYIPNTIDKYCSSKIITMEKIHGFKITDTKSLDELKYDKKDVAHKLAISILKQIFEDGFFHGDPHPGNIFICEGKICYIDFGIMGTLTSDLKNYLNEAMFAVAFKDVDKLISVLLSIGIKKGYINKNNLFEDINYLFDIYLSTPLKNIKMSSMLQEVFQCANNNNISLPKELTMLIRSLIIIEGILEKIDPNIQILDIAIPYVKNNNKINLFKNIDLDELILNSYKTAEDLSKIPTKTIQLLNSILNGRSKIQLNVNNLDRSINELNRMINRIVFALIISSMIIGFSFILNSNIGPKFYDMPIIGILGYLIAAFMGFWLLISIIKSGKL, from the coding sequence ATGTACTTAAGTTCTGTTCAAAGATTTAAAGAAATAATAAAAATATTAGCATTCTATGGTTTTGGTCACATTGTAGATTCAAAATTTAACGAAGATAAAGCACCTGAAAACTTAAGAAAAGCCTTTGAGGAGTTAGGACCTACCTTTATAAAAATAGGCCAAATATTAAGCACAAGACCTGATATATTATCAGAGCCTTATATAAAAGAATTATCCAAACTTCAGGACAGTGTACCTGAAGATAATTATAATGATATAAACAAAATATTTTTTGAGGAATTTAATATATCAATAGAGGATGCTTTTTTAGATTTTGATAAAAAACCTTTAGCTTCTGCTTCCATATCCCAGGTTTATTCTGCCAAACTTCATAATAATGAAGAAGTTATAGTAAAAATTCAAAGACCAGAAATAAAAGAAAAAATGAACATGGATTTAGCTATATTAAAAAAAATATTTACTCTTGGAAAAATTAAAACCTTTGATACATTGATAGATCCTAAAGAGGCTATAGATGAGCTAATAAATGCAACTAATTTAGAATTAGACTTTACTAATGAAAAAGAAAACATTAAAAGGTTTAAATACTTTAATAAAAATCTAAAATGCATTTATATCCCTAACACCATAGATAAATACTGTAGCAGTAAGATAATTACTATGGAAAAAATTCATGGTTTTAAGATAACTGATACAAAGTCTTTAGATGAATTAAAGTATGATAAAAAGGATGTAGCCCATAAATTAGCTATCTCTATATTAAAACAAATTTTTGAAGATGGTTTTTTTCATGGTGATCCTCATCCTGGAAATATTTTCATATGTGAAGGTAAAATATGTTATATTGATTTTGGAATAATGGGCACTCTTACATCTGATTTGAAAAATTATTTAAATGAAGCTATGTTTGCTGTAGCTTTTAAAGATGTAGATAAACTTATATCTGTACTTTTGTCTATTGGAATAAAAAAAGGTTATATAAATAAAAATAATTTATTTGAGGATATAAATTATTTATTTGATATTTATCTTTCTACTCCCTTAAAAAATATAAAAATGTCCTCTATGCTTCAAGAAGTCTTTCAATGTGCTAATAATAATAATATTAGTTTACCTAAAGAATTAACCATGCTTATAAGAAGCTTAATTATAATAGAGGGTATATTAGAAAAAATAGATCCTAATATTCAAATATTAGATATTGCAATTCCCTATGTAAAAAACAATAACAAAATTAATCTTTTTAAAAATATTGATTTGGACGAATTAATATTAAATAGTTATAAAACTGCAGAAGATTTATCAAAAATTCCTACTAAAACTATTCAACTATTAAATAGTATTTTAAATGGTAGATCAAAAATTCAACTTAATGTCAATAATTTAGATAGATCAATTAATGAGCTAAACAGAATGATAAACAGAATAGTTTTTGCTTTAATAATATCCTCAATGATAATTGGTTTCTCTTTTATACTTAATTCTAACATTGGTCCTAAATTTTATGATATGCCTATAATAGGAATATTAGGATACCTCATTGCGGCCTTTATGGGTTTTTGGCTTCTTATATCTATAATAAAATCTGGTAAATTATAA
- a CDS encoding phosphatidylserine decarboxylase, with protein MIKYYNRKTNDYDIEKVAGEKYLNWTYSSPIGMNLLEVFIKKKFFSKIYGFYCDRKLSGKKINKFINDFEIDMSLSENQSINFKCFNDFFTRKLKKEARPIKADKNILISPGDGKILAYENLNLNSVTEVKGINYSFYALINNDSLTKEYSNGTCLVLRLCPTDYHRFHFIDNGTCENTIKLDGFYYSVNPIALSKIPSLFCKNKREYAIFHSENFGDVIFMEVGATCVGSIIQTYKPNTKIFKGDEKGYFKFGGSTVILFFKENTIKIDDDILNQSKLGYETSVIMGEPIGNKK; from the coding sequence ATGATAAAATATTACAATAGAAAAACTAACGATTATGATATAGAAAAAGTTGCAGGTGAAAAATATTTAAATTGGACTTATTCATCACCTATTGGTATGAATCTTTTAGAAGTTTTTATAAAAAAGAAGTTTTTTTCAAAAATATATGGATTTTATTGTGATAGAAAGTTAAGTGGTAAAAAAATAAATAAATTTATTAATGATTTTGAAATTGATATGTCTTTAAGTGAGAATCAATCAATTAATTTTAAATGCTTTAATGATTTTTTCACTAGAAAATTAAAAAAAGAAGCTAGACCTATAAAAGCTGATAAAAATATTTTAATATCCCCAGGTGATGGTAAAATACTTGCATATGAAAATTTAAATCTAAATTCAGTAACTGAAGTAAAAGGAATCAATTATAGTTTTTATGCATTAATAAATAATGATTCATTAACAAAAGAATATAGCAATGGAACTTGCTTAGTTTTAAGATTATGTCCCACAGACTATCATAGATTTCATTTTATAGACAATGGTACCTGTGAAAATACTATAAAGTTAGATGGTTTTTACTATTCAGTAAATCCAATTGCATTATCTAAAATTCCTAGTTTATTTTGCAAAAACAAAAGAGAGTATGCTATTTTTCATAGTGAAAACTTTGGTGATGTAATATTTATGGAAGTTGGAGCAACCTGTGTAGGTTCTATAATACAGACTTATAAACCTAATACTAAAATTTTTAAAGGTGATGAAAAAGGGTATTTTAAATTTGGAGGATCTACAGTAATTTTATTCTTTAAAGAAAATACTATAAAAATTGATGATGATATATTAAATCAAAGTAAATTAGGATATGAAACATCTGTTATAATGGGTGAGCCTATTGGGAACAAAAAATAA
- a CDS encoding phage head closure protein, giving the protein MATNRIKDKKITILKYQEGENELGETIVTYVPMPGATNIWAYYRHASGAEFYAAHTINTKVEVIFEIAWRNDIDTYMQIRYKGQDYSITRIDDFEGRKVNLRIYAYKVN; this is encoded by the coding sequence ATGGCAACAAACCGTATAAAAGATAAAAAAATAACTATATTGAAATATCAAGAAGGCGAAAATGAGTTAGGGGAAACAATAGTAACTTACGTGCCAATGCCAGGAGCGACAAACATATGGGCATATTATCGACACGCTTCCGGAGCTGAATTCTACGCAGCACATACAATAAATACAAAAGTAGAGGTAATATTTGAGATAGCATGGCGTAATGATATTGATACCTATATGCAAATACGTTATAAAGGACAAGATTATTCTATAACCAGGATAGACGATTTTGAAGGTCGTAAAGTCAATTTAAGGATATACGCCTATAAAGTAAATTAG
- a CDS encoding terminase large subunit, which translates to MNYIVEYWEGIKTGKYIVSKRVYRQYERLVNDMGEKSHNSKYIFDESKANKPIEFIERFCKHSKGEWAGKPVILELFQKAYISALFGFIDKETGLRRYKESMFYVARKNGKTTMLSGIAAYMMIADGEGGAEVFSIATKKDQARLLFDETHNMIKQSPNLSKHIKKRKSDLYFPITMSRLQPLGKNSDTLDGLNAHCVIMDELHSIKDRNLYEVMKQSMSARREPLMIMITTAGTVRECIFDDMYEYACNVVDGTFQDDTFLPILYELDKKEEWTDPKAWPKANPGIGIIKKIDDLEVKVERAKNNPKDLSGVLTKDFNIRDTISSAWLTFDDLNNDETFDIKDFKNCYAIGGADLSITTDLTCATLLLMDKDTHKRYIHQMYWLPRDSFEKRVQLDKIPYDKWLQRGLLRLCNGNSINYTDVTAWFNEMLNDYGITPLWIYYDSYSAKYWVEEMEQHGFKMVRCIQGARTLSLPMQMMGADLQARKINYNNNPILKWCLTNTGVETDRNGNIVPIKNQAAKQRIDGTASMLDAYTGLFEHYEEFIRSL; encoded by the coding sequence ATGAATTATATAGTTGAATACTGGGAAGGAATTAAAACAGGTAAATATATTGTATCTAAAAGAGTTTATAGGCAATATGAAAGGCTTGTAAATGATATGGGAGAAAAATCCCATAACTCTAAATATATATTTGATGAATCCAAAGCTAATAAGCCTATTGAATTTATAGAAAGATTTTGCAAACATAGCAAAGGAGAATGGGCGGGAAAGCCAGTTATATTGGAGCTATTCCAAAAGGCGTATATTTCCGCCTTATTTGGTTTTATAGATAAAGAAACAGGATTAAGGCGTTATAAAGAAAGTATGTTTTATGTGGCCAGGAAGAATGGAAAAACAACAATGTTAAGTGGTATTGCTGCATATATGATGATAGCAGATGGAGAAGGTGGAGCAGAAGTTTTCTCAATAGCTACTAAGAAAGACCAGGCAAGATTATTATTTGATGAAACTCATAACATGATTAAACAAAGTCCGAATTTATCAAAGCATATTAAAAAGCGTAAGAGTGATTTGTATTTTCCTATTACTATGTCAAGATTACAGCCATTAGGAAAAAATAGTGATACATTAGACGGATTAAATGCCCATTGTGTCATTATGGACGAGTTGCACAGTATTAAAGATAGAAATTTATATGAAGTAATGAAGCAATCCATGAGTGCAAGACGTGAGCCTTTAATGATTATGATAACAACAGCCGGAACGGTTAGAGAGTGTATATTTGATGATATGTACGAATATGCGTGTAATGTAGTTGATGGAACATTTCAAGATGATACATTTTTACCTATTCTTTATGAACTGGATAAAAAAGAAGAATGGACAGACCCAAAAGCATGGCCAAAGGCGAACCCAGGTATAGGAATTATTAAAAAGATTGATGATTTAGAGGTTAAAGTTGAAAGGGCGAAGAATAACCCAAAGGATTTAAGCGGAGTATTAACTAAAGATTTTAATATTAGAGATACTATTTCATCAGCATGGCTTACATTTGACGATTTAAATAATGATGAAACCTTTGATATAAAAGATTTTAAAAATTGTTATGCTATCGGTGGAGCAGATTTATCTATTACTACAGATTTAACTTGTGCCACTCTTTTATTAATGGATAAAGATACCCATAAAAGGTATATACACCAAATGTATTGGTTGCCAAGAGATAGTTTTGAAAAGAGGGTACAATTAGATAAAATACCTTATGATAAATGGTTACAGCGTGGTTTATTAAGGCTATGTAATGGAAATTCAATAAATTATACTGATGTTACAGCCTGGTTTAATGAAATGCTTAACGATTATGGTATTACACCATTATGGATTTACTATGATAGTTATTCCGCAAAATATTGGGTTGAGGAAATGGAGCAACATGGTTTTAAAATGGTTAGATGCATTCAAGGAGCAAGAACATTATCATTACCAATGCAAATGATGGGAGCAGACCTCCAGGCTAGAAAAATAAATTATAATAATAATCCCATTCTTAAATGGTGCTTAACCAATACAGGAGTTGAAACCGATAGAAACGGCAACATAGTACCTATTAAGAACCAAGCAGCAAAGCAACGTATTGATGGTACGGCTTCAATGTTAGACGCATACACCGGATTATTTGAACATTACGAAGAATTTATAAGATCGTTGTAA
- a CDS encoding HNH endonuclease — MAKEYARSFYKSKEWIKCRNSFMKGKNYICERCGGVAYIVHHKKHITPSNINDPNITLSWDNLQALCHNCHNVVHGSNSCIDGVSFDSNGDLIYSPPVLKK; from the coding sequence ATGGCTAAAGAATACGCAAGAAGTTTTTATAAGAGTAAAGAGTGGATCAAGTGTCGTAATAGTTTTATGAAGGGGAAAAATTATATATGTGAAAGGTGTGGAGGTGTTGCATATATAGTACATCATAAGAAACATATAACTCCATCAAATATTAATGACCCAAACATTACATTAAGTTGGGATAATCTTCAAGCATTATGTCATAATTGCCATAATGTAGTACATGGGAGTAATTCTTGTATTGATGGAGTGTCATTTGATAGCAACGGAGATTTAATTTACAGCCCCCCAGTTTTAAAAAAATAA
- a CDS encoding tyrosine-type recombinase/integrase gives MVEPIKDKETVREIINYLKTQNERNAIMFGLGVFCGLRISDILNLKVKDVRKKWNLKIIQQKTGNRLEIVLNRELKKMIDNYTQDMKETDYLIKSRTGKNKPISRTQAYRIMKEVEEEFNLHNMGCHSTRKTFAYWLYLDNKKDIGLAQKALGHQSSATTLTYIGMDKERLNDAIKKLRY, from the coding sequence ATGGTTGAACCTATTAAAGATAAGGAAACAGTAAGAGAAATAATTAATTACTTGAAAACACAAAATGAAAGAAATGCCATTATGTTTGGGCTAGGTGTATTTTGTGGTTTAAGAATATCAGATATATTAAATCTAAAAGTTAAGGATGTAAGGAAGAAATGGAACTTAAAGATTATACAACAAAAGACTGGCAACCGTCTTGAGATAGTATTAAATAGAGAATTAAAGAAGATGATTGATAATTATACCCAGGATATGAAAGAAACGGACTACTTAATAAAAAGTAGAACAGGTAAGAATAAACCTATATCAAGAACTCAAGCATATAGAATTATGAAGGAAGTAGAAGAAGAATTCAATTTACACAATATGGGTTGTCATAGTACCAGGAAAACATTTGCTTATTGGTTATACCTTGATAATAAGAAGGACATAGGATTAGCACAGAAGGCATTAGGACATCAATCAAGTGCAACAACATTGACATACATAGGTATGGACAAAGAGCGATTGAATGATGCAATAAAGAAACTAAGATATTAA
- a CDS encoding head-tail connector protein: MIMKIEEARDALRIDGEDNDPIIIPLLEAIPPYLETTTGKAWDIEPIQPLARQAAKFILIKWFDGTEAYDKTIDGLLTALTAMGRE; the protein is encoded by the coding sequence ATGATTATGAAAATAGAAGAAGCTAGGGACGCGTTAAGAATAGACGGAGAGGACAACGACCCTATAATTATACCTTTATTGGAAGCCATACCACCATACTTAGAAACTACAACAGGAAAAGCATGGGATATAGAGCCAATACAACCATTAGCAAGACAAGCAGCAAAATTTATATTAATAAAGTGGTTTGATGGTACAGAGGCATACGACAAAACTATTGATGGATTACTTACAGCATTAACAGCAATGGGAAGGGAATAA